One Aquamicrobium sp. genomic region harbors:
- the glmS gene encoding glutamine--fructose-6-phosphate transaminase (isomerizing), with protein sequence MCGIVGIVGRAPVAPLIVDALKRLEYRGYDSAGVATIDHGRLGRRRAEGKLVNLERRLLDEPLDGTIGIGHTRWATHGVPNETNAHPHFSGDVAIVHNGIIENFAELRAALIADGYEFSSQTDTEVVAHLVTRELKKGLPPVEAAHAALRELEGAFALAIMFRGEEDLIIGARNGPPLAVGHGEGEMYLGSDAIALAPFTNAITYLEDGDWAVIHRDGMEIFDIDGNRVERQKRQSVGTSYLVDKGNYRHFMEKEIHEQPEVVSHTLAHYLDFTTGAAKPFETPFDFAAIDRLSVSACGTAYLAGLVGKYWFERYARLPVDIDVASEFRYREMPLSQKSAALFISQSGETADTLASLRYCRREGVPISAIVNVRESTIARESDGIFPTLAGPEIGVASTKAFTCQLSVLASLAVRAAAARGTITREGEAALVRQLSETPKLINQALKLAPQIEKLARELSHYKDVLYLGRDTSYPLALEGALKLKEISYIHAEGYAAGELKHGPIALIDEKMPVIVIAPHDRIFDKTVSNMQEVAARGGKIILITDAEGARHATVETLDTIIVPDAPEIAAPIVHALPIQMLAYYTAVFMGTDVDQPRNLAKSVTVE encoded by the coding sequence ATGTGCGGGATTGTCGGAATTGTCGGGCGCGCGCCCGTTGCGCCGCTCATCGTCGATGCGCTGAAGCGGCTCGAATATCGCGGCTACGATTCCGCCGGCGTCGCCACCATCGACCATGGCCGGCTCGGCCGCCGCCGCGCGGAGGGCAAGCTGGTCAATCTGGAACGCCGGCTGCTTGACGAGCCGCTCGACGGCACCATCGGCATCGGCCACACCCGCTGGGCGACCCACGGCGTGCCGAACGAGACCAACGCCCACCCGCATTTTTCCGGCGACGTCGCCATCGTCCATAACGGCATCATCGAGAATTTCGCCGAGCTGCGCGCCGCGCTGATCGCCGACGGCTACGAATTCTCCTCGCAGACCGACACCGAGGTCGTCGCCCATCTCGTCACCCGCGAGCTGAAGAAGGGGCTCCCCCCGGTCGAGGCCGCCCATGCCGCCCTGAGAGAGCTCGAAGGCGCATTCGCGCTCGCCATCATGTTCCGCGGCGAGGAGGACCTGATCATCGGCGCGCGCAACGGCCCGCCGCTCGCCGTCGGCCATGGCGAGGGCGAGATGTATCTCGGCTCCGACGCCATCGCGCTCGCGCCCTTCACCAACGCCATCACCTATCTGGAGGACGGCGACTGGGCGGTGATCCATCGCGACGGCATGGAGATCTTCGACATCGACGGCAACCGCGTCGAGCGGCAGAAGCGCCAGTCGGTCGGCACCTCCTATCTGGTCGACAAGGGCAATTACCGGCATTTCATGGAAAAGGAGATCCATGAGCAGCCGGAAGTCGTCTCGCACACGCTGGCGCACTATCTCGACTTCACCACCGGCGCGGCCAAGCCCTTCGAGACGCCGTTCGATTTCGCGGCAATAGACCGGCTGTCGGTCTCGGCCTGCGGCACGGCCTATCTCGCCGGCCTCGTCGGCAAATACTGGTTCGAGCGCTACGCGCGGCTGCCGGTCGACATCGATGTCGCCTCCGAGTTCCGCTACCGCGAGATGCCGCTGTCGCAGAAAAGCGCGGCGCTGTTCATTTCGCAGTCGGGCGAGACCGCCGACACGCTCGCCTCGCTGCGCTACTGCCGGCGCGAGGGCGTGCCTATCTCGGCCATCGTCAACGTGCGCGAATCGACCATCGCCCGCGAATCCGACGGCATCTTCCCGACGCTCGCCGGCCCCGAGATCGGCGTCGCCTCGACCAAGGCGTTCACCTGCCAGCTGTCCGTGCTCGCCTCGCTCGCCGTGCGCGCCGCCGCGGCGCGCGGCACCATCACCCGCGAGGGCGAGGCCGCGCTGGTGCGCCAGCTTTCCGAGACGCCGAAGCTCATCAACCAGGCGCTGAAGCTCGCCCCCCAGATCGAGAAGCTGGCGCGCGAATTGTCCCATTACAAGGACGTGCTCTATCTCGGCCGCGACACCTCCTATCCGCTGGCGCTCGAGGGCGCGCTGAAGCTCAAGGAAATCTCCTACATCCACGCCGAGGGCTATGCGGCGGGCGAGCTGAAGCACGGGCCCATCGCCCTGATCGACGAGAAGATGCCGGTGATCGTCATCGCCCCGCACGACCGCATCTTCGACAAGACCGTGTCGAACATGCAGGAAGTGGCGGCGCGCGGCGGCAAGATCATCCTCATCACCGACGCCGAAGGGGCGAGGCATGCCACCGTCGAGACGCTCGACACCATCATCGTGCCCGACGCGCCCGAGATCGCCGCCCCCATCGTCCACGCGCTGCCGATCCAGATGCTCGCCTACTACACCGCCGTCTTCATGGGCACGGATGTCGACCAGCCGCGCAATCTGGCGAAATCGGTGACGGTGGAGTAG
- the recG gene encoding ATP-dependent DNA helicase RecG yields MRPSLLDPLFAPATTLDGVGPKVAGLIANVVPADTGGREVRIGDLLFVLPHAVIDRRQRYAIADAPDGALVTIEVTIGRHQPAPRGRGSVPYRVFAHDDTEEIALTFFHAKGEWLQKALPEGERMLVSGRLEWFNGRPSMVHPDHMVPVARADELPALEPVYPLTAGLSAKVLRRAILGAVARLPDLPEWLDPELIRRRSFPALRMALHRLHEPSDPLDIDPDSAAWRRLAYDELLAGQLALALVRAKLRHVPGRPLTGDGSLEAAIRAALPYSLTGAQEQALSEIHADLASEKRMLRLLQGDVGSGKTVVALLAMARAAEAGGQSALMAPTEILARQHLATIAPLAARAGLRAAVLTGREKGKERAQILEGLAAGEIHIVLGTHALFQEGVEYKNLALAIVDEQHRFGVHQRLAMTAKGIAPDMLVMTATPIPRTLVLTAFGDMDVSRLTEKPAGRQPIQTVTLPLERLPGLVERLRHAVAEGQKVYWICPLVEESEEVKLMSAEDRFASLKPVFGDALGLIHGRMAGRDKDEAMRAFKDGETRILVGTTVIEVGVDVPDATIIVIEHAERFGLAQLHQLRGRVGRGAKASSCVLLYKEPLGLVAKQRLSVMRETEDGFRISEEDLKLRGEGELLGTRQSGTPGFRVARLERHGDLLEIARDDARLVLERDPELSSPRGEALRMLLYLHGRDDAIRLLRAG; encoded by the coding sequence ATGCGCCCTTCGCTTCTCGACCCGCTGTTCGCGCCCGCCACCACGCTCGACGGCGTCGGCCCGAAGGTGGCCGGGCTGATCGCCAATGTCGTGCCGGCCGACACCGGCGGGCGCGAGGTCCGGATCGGCGATCTCCTGTTCGTCCTGCCGCATGCGGTGATCGACCGACGCCAGCGCTATGCCATCGCCGACGCGCCGGACGGGGCGCTGGTGACGATCGAGGTCACGATAGGGCGCCATCAGCCGGCGCCGCGCGGGCGCGGGTCCGTGCCTTATCGCGTCTTCGCCCATGACGACACGGAGGAGATCGCCCTCACCTTCTTCCACGCCAAGGGCGAGTGGCTGCAAAAGGCGCTGCCCGAGGGCGAGCGGATGCTGGTCTCCGGCAGGCTCGAATGGTTCAACGGCCGCCCGTCGATGGTCCATCCCGACCATATGGTGCCCGTCGCCCGCGCCGACGAATTGCCGGCGCTGGAGCCGGTCTATCCGCTGACGGCGGGGCTTTCGGCCAAGGTGCTGCGCCGCGCGATCCTCGGCGCGGTGGCGCGCCTGCCCGACCTGCCGGAATGGCTCGACCCGGAGCTGATCCGCCGGCGCAGCTTTCCGGCGCTGCGCATGGCGCTTCACCGCCTGCACGAGCCGTCCGACCCGCTCGACATCGACCCGGATTCCGCCGCGTGGCGCAGGCTCGCCTATGACGAGCTGCTGGCCGGGCAGCTCGCGCTGGCGCTGGTGCGCGCGAAGCTGCGCCATGTCCCGGGCCGGCCGCTCACCGGCGACGGCAGCCTGGAAGCCGCGATCCGCGCCGCGCTGCCCTATTCGCTGACCGGGGCGCAGGAGCAGGCGCTCAGCGAAATCCATGCCGACCTCGCCTCGGAAAAGCGCATGCTGCGGCTGCTTCAGGGCGATGTCGGCTCGGGCAAGACCGTGGTGGCGCTGCTCGCCATGGCGCGGGCGGCCGAGGCCGGCGGCCAGTCGGCGCTGATGGCCCCGACCGAAATCCTCGCCCGCCAGCACCTCGCCACCATCGCGCCGCTCGCGGCGCGCGCCGGCCTGCGCGCCGCCGTGCTGACCGGGCGCGAGAAGGGCAAGGAGCGCGCGCAGATCCTCGAAGGGCTGGCGGCGGGCGAAATCCACATCGTGCTCGGCACCCACGCCCTGTTCCAGGAGGGGGTGGAATACAAAAACCTTGCGCTCGCCATCGTCGACGAGCAGCACCGCTTCGGCGTCCACCAACGCCTCGCCATGACCGCCAAGGGCATCGCCCCGGACATGCTGGTGATGACGGCGACGCCGATCCCACGCACGCTGGTACTGACCGCCTTCGGCGATATGGACGTTTCGCGCCTGACCGAGAAGCCGGCCGGCCGCCAGCCGATCCAGACCGTGACGCTGCCGCTGGAGCGGCTGCCCGGCCTCGTCGAGCGCCTGCGCCATGCCGTCGCCGAGGGGCAGAAGGTCTACTGGATCTGCCCGCTGGTCGAGGAATCGGAAGAGGTCAAGCTGATGTCGGCCGAGGACCGCTTCGCCTCGCTCAAGCCGGTCTTCGGCGACGCGCTCGGCCTCATCCACGGCCGCATGGCCGGCCGCGACAAGGACGAGGCGATGCGCGCCTTCAAGGACGGCGAAACGCGCATCCTCGTCGGCACAACGGTGATCGAGGTCGGCGTCGACGTGCCGGATGCGACCATCATCGTCATCGAGCATGCCGAACGCTTCGGCCTCGCCCAGCTCCACCAGTTGCGCGGGCGGGTCGGGCGCGGGGCGAAGGCGTCGTCCTGCGTGCTGCTCTACAAGGAGCCGCTCGGGCTGGTGGCGAAGCAGCGCCTTTCGGTGATGCGCGAGACCGAGGACGGCTTCCGCATTTCCGAGGAGGATCTGAAGCTGCGCGGCGAGGGAGAGCTGCTCGGCACGCGCCAGTCCGGCACGCCGGGCTTTCGCGTCGCCCGGCTGGAGCGGCACGGCGACCTCCTTGAGATCGCCCGCGACGACGCAAGGCTGGTGCTGGAGCGCGACCCGGAACTTTCTTCGCCGCGCGGCGAGGCCTTGCGGATGCTGCTCTACCTCCACGGCCGCGACGACGCGATCCGGCTGCTGCGGGCGGGGTAG
- the glpX gene encoding class II fructose-bisphosphatase, protein MSKAAPSGLAHSGLDRILTLELVRVTERAAVAAARLRGRGDEKAADQAAVDAMRAELNRLPIKGTVVIGEGERDEAPMLYIGEEVGTGEGPAVDIALDPLEGTTICAKNLPNSLAVIAIAEKGSLLYAPDVYMDKIAVGPGYPAGVVDIDAPAQENIQNLAKAKGVPVNEITACILDRPRHARLIEAVRATGAAIRLIGDGDVAGVIHTTDPAETGIDIYMGTGGAPEGVLAAAALRCIGGQMQGRLQLNSEEKIARAAKMGISDPNKVYTMEEMARGDVLFAATGVTDGNMLSGVKFGRDMIQTHTIVMRSSSRTVREIKARHQDLDKF, encoded by the coding sequence ATGTCCAAAGCCGCCCCGTCCGGTCTCGCTCACTCTGGTCTTGATCGCATCCTGACGCTCGAACTCGTGCGCGTCACCGAGCGCGCGGCCGTTGCCGCCGCGCGCCTGCGCGGGCGCGGCGACGAGAAGGCCGCGGACCAGGCGGCGGTCGACGCCATGCGTGCCGAGCTGAACCGCCTGCCGATCAAGGGCACCGTCGTCATCGGCGAGGGCGAGCGCGACGAGGCGCCGATGCTCTATATCGGCGAGGAGGTTGGCACCGGCGAGGGGCCCGCCGTCGACATCGCGCTCGACCCGCTCGAGGGCACGACGATCTGCGCCAAGAACCTGCCGAACTCGCTGGCCGTCATCGCCATCGCCGAGAAGGGGAGCCTGCTCTACGCGCCGGACGTCTACATGGACAAGATCGCGGTCGGCCCCGGCTATCCGGCCGGCGTCGTCGACATCGACGCCCCGGCGCAGGAGAACATCCAGAACCTCGCAAAGGCCAAGGGCGTTCCGGTCAACGAGATCACCGCCTGCATCCTCGACCGGCCGCGCCACGCGCGCCTGATCGAGGCGGTGCGCGCCACCGGCGCGGCGATCCGCCTGATCGGCGACGGCGACGTCGCCGGCGTCATCCACACCACCGACCCGGCCGAGACCGGCATCGACATCTACATGGGCACCGGCGGCGCGCCCGAGGGCGTCCTCGCCGCGGCCGCGCTGCGCTGCATCGGCGGCCAGATGCAGGGCCGCCTCCAGCTCAACAGCGAGGAGAAGATCGCCCGCGCCGCCAAGATGGGCATCTCCGACCCCAACAAGGTCTACACCATGGAGGAGATGGCGCGCGGCGACGTGCTGTTCGCCGCCACCGGCGTCACCGACGGCAACATGCTGTCGGGCGTCAAGTTCGGCCGCGACATGATCCAGACCCACACCATCGTCATGCGCTCGTCCTCGCGCACGGTGCGCGAGATCAAGGCCCGCCACCAGGACCTCGACAAGTTCTGA
- the recJ gene encoding single-stranded-DNA-specific exonuclease RecJ — MSDRRFFLDVKQSATGLAWAHRLDARGENAALAIAQNHGIPDIVARVMAGRGVGQDDAPRFLDPTIRDLLPDPRSLTDMDKAAARIADAVARRERVAIFGDYDVDGAASSALMKRFLAHYGVESEIYIPDRVFEGYGPNPDAMRELVSRGAKLIVTVDCGTNSAAAIAAANEAGAQVVVLDHHQVGGALPEAVAVVNPNRDDDLSGQGHLCAAGVVFLALVRTVGVLRERGFATPPPDLLGWLDLVALATVCDVVPLSGVNRAFVVKGLQAMRRMGNQGIAALARAARIGEPLSTFHLGFVLGPRINAGGRIGDAALGSRLLATDDPVEAGDIAETLDRLNGERQAMEQEMLAQARAETDAELAAGGGPAVIVTASEGWHPGIVGLIAARLKEHARRPAFAIAFNPNGTGTGSGRSIPGFDLGRMVREAAARGLIVKGGGHAMAAGITVERARLGDLRAFFEEWAAGEVARLRAEEMLEIDAALSAEGATFDLLDLIDSAGPYGSGHAQPLLVLPRHTLADLRPVGANHLRADLRSQAGGRIQAMAFRATETALGDFLFANRGGTVHVAGHLSSNWWNGARSVQFRIVDAARA, encoded by the coding sequence ATGAGCGACAGGCGATTCTTTCTCGACGTGAAGCAATCCGCGACCGGGCTCGCCTGGGCGCACCGGCTCGACGCGCGCGGCGAGAACGCCGCGCTCGCCATCGCCCAGAACCACGGCATCCCCGATATCGTCGCCCGCGTCATGGCCGGGCGCGGCGTCGGCCAGGACGACGCGCCGCGCTTCCTCGACCCCACCATCCGCGACCTGTTGCCCGATCCGCGCTCGCTGACCGACATGGACAAGGCCGCGGCCCGCATCGCCGACGCGGTGGCGCGGCGCGAAAGGGTGGCGATCTTCGGCGACTACGACGTCGACGGCGCTGCCTCCTCGGCGCTGATGAAGCGCTTCCTCGCCCATTATGGCGTGGAGAGCGAAATCTACATTCCCGACCGGGTGTTCGAGGGCTACGGCCCCAACCCCGACGCCATGCGCGAGCTCGTGTCGCGCGGGGCGAAGCTGATCGTCACCGTCGACTGCGGCACCAACAGCGCCGCTGCCATCGCCGCCGCCAACGAGGCGGGCGCGCAGGTGGTCGTGCTCGACCATCACCAGGTCGGCGGGGCGCTGCCGGAGGCGGTCGCGGTGGTCAATCCCAACCGCGACGACGACCTGTCGGGGCAGGGGCATCTGTGCGCCGCCGGCGTCGTCTTCCTCGCGCTGGTGCGCACGGTCGGCGTGTTGCGCGAGCGCGGCTTCGCCACGCCGCCGCCGGACCTCCTCGGCTGGCTCGACCTCGTGGCGCTGGCGACGGTGTGCGACGTGGTGCCGCTCTCGGGCGTCAATCGCGCCTTCGTCGTCAAGGGACTGCAGGCGATGCGCCGCATGGGCAATCAAGGCATCGCGGCGCTGGCGCGTGCCGCGCGCATCGGCGAGCCGCTGTCCACCTTCCATCTCGGCTTCGTGCTCGGCCCGCGCATCAATGCCGGCGGGCGCATCGGCGACGCCGCGCTCGGCAGCCGGCTGCTCGCCACCGACGACCCGGTCGAGGCGGGAGACATCGCCGAGACGCTCGACCGGCTGAACGGCGAGCGCCAGGCGATGGAGCAGGAAATGTTGGCCCAAGCCCGCGCCGAGACCGACGCGGAGCTGGCCGCCGGGGGCGGGCCGGCCGTCATCGTCACCGCCAGTGAGGGCTGGCATCCCGGCATCGTCGGGCTGATCGCGGCGCGGCTGAAGGAGCACGCCCGCCGCCCGGCCTTCGCCATCGCCTTCAACCCGAACGGCACCGGCACCGGCTCGGGCCGCTCGATCCCCGGCTTCGACCTCGGGCGCATGGTGCGCGAGGCGGCAGCGCGCGGGCTGATCGTCAAGGGCGGCGGCCACGCCATGGCGGCTGGCATCACGGTCGAGCGGGCGCGCCTCGGCGATCTGCGCGCCTTCTTCGAGGAATGGGCGGCCGGCGAGGTCGCGCGCCTGCGCGCCGAGGAGATGCTGGAGATCGACGCCGCGCTCTCGGCCGAGGGCGCGACCTTCGACCTGCTCGACCTGATCGACAGCGCCGGCCCCTACGGCTCCGGCCATGCCCAGCCGCTGCTGGTCCTGCCGCGCCACACGCTCGCCGACCTGCGGCCGGTGGGCGCGAACCATCTGCGCGCCGACCTGCGCTCGCAGGCGGGCGGGCGGATACAGGCGATGGCGTTCCGCGCGACGGAAACCGCGCTCGGCGACTTCCTGTTCGCCAATCGCGGCGGCACGGTGCACGTCGCCGGCCACCTCTCGTCCAACTGGTGGAACGGCGCGCGCTCGGTCCAGTTCAGGATCGTCGACGCGGCGCGCGCGTAG
- a CDS encoding homoserine dehydrogenase: MSEALRVGIAGLGTVGASVVKVLAGKAAELTRQCGREIVVVAVSARDRSRDRGVDLAKAAWFDDPVALAKSDGIDVFVELIGGADGPARACVEAALDAGRHVVTANKALLARHGLELAAIAEKNGVLLNYEAAVAGGIPVIKTMREALAGNTVSRVFGILNGTCNYILTRMGAEGLTFEECLKDAQRLGYAEADPTFDIEGYDTAHKLAILTSLAFGSRIAPDDIYLEGISNITQADIRAASELGYRIKLLGVAQRTEGGIEQRVHPTMVPTASVIAQVNGVTNAVAIETDIVGELLLSGPGAGGNATASAVIGDIADIAKSRPGFQHGPVFGRPADELAPYVRAPMRSHEGGYFIRLTVHDRIGVFAAIAGRMAANGISLQSIVQHADGDNGEAEKTVILVTAETTEAAVRKAVEGITEDGHLTTKPQVIRIERAG; encoded by the coding sequence GTTGCGTGTGGGAATTGCCGGCCTCGGCACGGTCGGGGCGTCGGTGGTGAAGGTGCTGGCCGGCAAGGCCGCGGAATTGACCCGCCAGTGCGGCCGCGAAATCGTCGTCGTCGCCGTCTCGGCGCGCGACCGGAGCCGCGACCGCGGCGTCGACCTCGCTAAGGCCGCATGGTTCGACGATCCGGTCGCGCTGGCGAAGAGCGACGGCATCGACGTCTTCGTCGAGCTGATCGGCGGCGCCGACGGCCCGGCCCGCGCCTGCGTCGAGGCCGCGCTGGACGCCGGCCGCCACGTCGTCACCGCCAACAAGGCGCTGCTCGCCCGCCACGGGCTGGAGCTGGCCGCCATCGCCGAGAAGAACGGCGTGCTGCTCAACTACGAGGCGGCGGTTGCCGGCGGCATCCCGGTGATCAAGACCATGCGCGAGGCGCTGGCCGGGAACACGGTCAGCCGCGTCTTCGGCATCCTCAACGGCACCTGCAACTACATCCTGACGCGGATGGGCGCCGAGGGGCTGACCTTCGAGGAGTGCCTGAAGGACGCCCAGCGCCTCGGCTATGCCGAGGCCGACCCGACCTTCGACATCGAGGGCTACGACACCGCTCACAAGCTCGCTATCCTGACGAGCCTCGCCTTCGGCAGCCGCATCGCGCCCGACGACATCTATCTCGAAGGCATCTCCAACATCACGCAGGCCGACATCCGCGCGGCGAGCGAGCTCGGCTACCGCATCAAGCTCCTCGGCGTCGCCCAGCGCACCGAGGGCGGCATCGAGCAGCGCGTCCACCCGACCATGGTGCCGACCGCCTCCGTCATCGCCCAGGTCAACGGCGTCACCAACGCGGTGGCGATCGAGACCGACATCGTCGGCGAGCTCCTCTTGTCCGGCCCAGGCGCCGGCGGCAACGCCACCGCCTCGGCCGTGATCGGCGACATCGCCGACATTGCCAAGAGCCGGCCCGGCTTCCAGCACGGCCCGGTCTTCGGCCGCCCGGCGGACGAGCTGGCCCCTTACGTGCGCGCGCCGATGCGCAGCCATGAGGGCGGCTACTTCATCCGCCTGACCGTCCACGACCGCATCGGCGTCTTCGCCGCCATCGCCGGGCGCATGGCCGCCAACGGCATCTCGCTGCAATCCATCGTCCAGCACGCCGACGGCGACAATGGCGAGGCGGAAAAGACGGTCATCCTCGTCACCGCCGAGACGACGGAAGCGGCGGTGCGCAAGGCGGTCGAGGGCATCACCGAGGACGGCCACCTGACGACCAAGCCGCAGGTCATCCGCATCGAGCGCGCCGGCTGA
- the glmU gene encoding bifunctional UDP-N-acetylglucosamine diphosphorylase/glucosamine-1-phosphate N-acetyltransferase GlmU, with translation MSERSCLTVILAAGEGTRMKSALPKVLHEVAGLSLVGHVVKAARREPGVDVALVVGREAEKVRKAVEPFAPEAEAFVQSERLGTAHAVLAARQKIARGYDDVLILFGDTPLIEPQSLAELRAGLAEGADVVVMGFHAPDPTGYGRLLMKDGALVAIREHKDASETERAVTFCNGGLMAVAGRHALSLLDAVGNANAKGEYYLTDIVEIAAARGLSVRATEAPYESLLGINTRLELAEAEGVWQGRRRRALMLAGVTMHAPETVHLCHDTEIEPDAVIEPNVVFGPGVTVAAGARIRAFSHLEGAAVGENAEVGPFARLRPGATLGRKAKVGNFCEVKKAVIEEGAKVNHLTYIGDARIGAGANIGAGTITCNYDGFSKHHTEIGAGAFIGSNSSLVAPVSVGAGAYVASGSVVTKDVPDDALAFGRARQENKPDLGRRLREKLGGKGH, from the coding sequence ATGAGCGAAAGAAGCTGCCTCACCGTCATCCTTGCCGCCGGCGAGGGCACGCGCATGAAGAGCGCGCTGCCCAAGGTGCTGCACGAGGTGGCGGGCCTGTCGCTTGTCGGCCATGTGGTCAAGGCGGCGCGGCGTGAGCCGGGCGTCGATGTCGCGCTGGTCGTCGGCCGCGAGGCCGAGAAGGTCAGGAAGGCGGTCGAGCCCTTCGCGCCGGAGGCGGAAGCCTTCGTCCAGAGCGAGCGGCTCGGCACCGCCCATGCCGTGCTCGCGGCGCGCCAGAAGATCGCCAGAGGCTATGACGACGTCCTGATCCTGTTCGGCGACACGCCGCTGATCGAGCCGCAATCGCTGGCCGAACTGCGCGCGGGGCTGGCGGAAGGCGCGGACGTGGTGGTGATGGGCTTTCACGCGCCTGATCCCACCGGCTACGGCCGGCTCTTGATGAAGGACGGCGCGCTCGTCGCCATCCGCGAGCACAAGGACGCGAGCGAGACCGAGCGGGCGGTCACCTTCTGCAATGGCGGGCTGATGGCGGTCGCCGGCCGCCACGCGCTGTCGCTGCTCGACGCGGTCGGCAACGCCAACGCCAAGGGCGAATATTACCTGACCGACATCGTCGAGATCGCCGCCGCCCGCGGCCTTTCCGTGCGCGCCACCGAAGCGCCCTATGAGAGCCTGCTCGGCATCAACACGCGGCTCGAGCTCGCCGAGGCCGAAGGCGTCTGGCAGGGCCGCCGCCGCCGCGCGCTGATGCTGGCCGGCGTGACCATGCACGCGCCCGAGACGGTGCATCTTTGCCATGACACCGAGATCGAGCCGGACGCGGTGATCGAGCCGAACGTGGTGTTCGGCCCCGGCGTAACCGTCGCCGCCGGCGCGCGCATCCGCGCCTTCTCGCATCTGGAAGGCGCGGCCGTCGGCGAGAATGCCGAGGTCGGCCCGTTCGCGCGGCTGCGGCCCGGCGCGACACTCGGCCGCAAGGCCAAGGTCGGCAATTTCTGCGAGGTCAAGAAGGCGGTGATCGAGGAGGGGGCCAAGGTCAACCACCTGACCTATATCGGCGACGCGCGCATCGGCGCGGGGGCCAATATCGGCGCCGGCACCATCACCTGCAACTATGACGGCTTCTCCAAGCACCACACCGAGATCGGTGCAGGGGCGTTCATCGGCTCGAACTCGTCGCTCGTCGCGCCGGTCAGCGTCGGCGCGGGGGCCTATGTCGCATCCGGCTCGGTGGTGACGAAGGACGTTCCCGACGACGCGCTCGCCTTCGGCCGCGCCCGGCAGGAGAACAAGCCCGACCTCGGCCGCCGCCTTCGTGAGAAGCTGGGCGGAAAGGGACATTAA
- a CDS encoding succinate dehydrogenase assembly factor 2 has protein sequence MTGSERSSADLDYRRRKVLYRSWHRGMREVDLILGSFADGEIAGLSEEDLALYEAFMAEQDGDILKWVTGEAKVPVRHDNTVFAKILTYREAPLA, from the coding sequence ATGACCGGAAGCGAGCGTTCCAGCGCCGATCTCGATTACCGCCGCCGCAAGGTGCTCTACCGCTCCTGGCATCGCGGCATGCGCGAGGTCGACCTCATCCTCGGCTCGTTCGCAGACGGCGAGATCGCCGGCCTTTCCGAGGAGGATCTGGCGCTCTACGAGGCGTTCATGGCCGAGCAGGACGGCGATATCCTCAAATGGGTGACGGGCGAGGCGAAGGTGCCGGTCCGCCACGACAACACGGTGTTCGCGAAGATACTCACCTATCGCGAAGCGCCGCTGGCCTGA